The DNA region TACCCAGAGTTTCTCTCCTTGAGCCAGTTGAGCAGAGCGTCCTTGTTGAAGGCGGCAGCCGCTGCCACGTTGCTGCTGGTCAGCTGGATGTTGGCGATGGTGTCTGCTGAAGAAACGACCTCGATCAGCCCTGCCCGATCACCTGTCGCTAGGCAACCGTACGGTACAATTCTACATATGCACAGGGAaaagaagcaaagagcacataaATACATTgttacttctttaagtcatgtTTCACAATTATTGCTGCAGTTTCGATTGCTGACATTTCCTGAGGAAAATATGTATACAGCCTGGTCAATAAAGGCAAATCAAATCACACATTTATTGCAAATGCAATTTTGTTTACACCTGAAACACTgcataaactgtatttatggTTATAACTATTAAATGTAGTTGTGACAAACAACTACTGAATGAAAACTGTTCCATTCCAAAAGCCATTGAAGGTAGGGACAATAAATTATCCGCTGATAAAGGGAAACATGTTCCTTCTCATTATTCTGATAATGAAAAttgaaaggttcagtgtgaaagaTTTAGCTGAAAGGAATGTATTTACAGAAATGTTGTGTGAACATCTAAATGGTACAAATAGTAATTTTCTATACCTTAGAATGGgccttttaaatttaaatactttatattaacattagGAGTTGGTCCGCTCTACGGAGGCCgcaagttttttttaactgcagtccaaactggacaaaacaccttttgagtttttatgacatcttaaggctaccacaggttctcttcaATGTTTGGAAGGGTAGGGAAAGGGCTATTCGGCTGCAatgtgcaacttcaccactagatgtccctaaattctacacactgaacctttaaactgaTAGAGCCgatcatttatatcatgttGCTATGCCAGCGGGTGACACACAATTTCATACTGGAGAAACACATGATCTACAGAACATATAACATTTTCTGCTTTGCTCACTTCAACTGACTTGCTTTCACTTTTGTCTCCACAAGATGGCACCAGCTGTTCATTCAGCAGGCTGCAAGATTGCGTGACCTGGATTAAATTTCCTCACAAAAGTTCAAAGTAATTTCTAGATTTCATTTGCAGTCTGACACAGGTTTAATGGAAACCAAATGCCTTTAAGCCATTTTTGACCCAGcttgatgtgatgtgatgatggCGCTGATTTCCAAGTAGCTAAAGAACTAAAACGACTGCAGGTGGACAACAAAGCTTAGATTCGGGAGGTAAAATACATCAGCAAGACATCACCGAACAAACCTGCATCCAACGCCCCATAGTGATTTtgtcttaatcttaatgtcCCCTCACTGCGTTCAAGCTCTGAGCCCAGGTCCCTGTAACCTGAAACACAGTTCTGGAGCTCAACTGTCAAAACAGACCCTGAAGTGCTCAGCTCCAGATGTGTCAGTGTATGACGAAGAGAGAAAAGGGGTTTCCAAACGTGTGGATCTGATTAGGATGTAATGaagatattgtgtgtgtgtgtgtgtgtgtgtgtgtgtgtgtgtgtgtgtgtgtgtgtgtgtgtgtgtgtgtgtggacatctTGGGTGTAAAAAGGGTTAGAGGTCAAACTAGCATGGGGTAATTTAGTGTCTCCCCCCCCTTCGCTGCACCCCACCAGAGCTTCCCCTTCCCTACAGAGAGCAGGAACAAACAGCTCGACAAGGTCTGTcggttaaacacacacacaagcacaaaaacTCACCTGAGGTCCAGATTTGCCTCCTTCCACAGCAAATCCATCAGCCTCAGAATCTGGAGAGTCAACATGTCCTGCCTTAGAtctaaaaaaaggaaagtgagTGTGATATAAAAGTTGTTAATTTTAAAAGGGAAACATTTACTCAGAAGATGGAAAGTGATTTCAGATCATGACCCCACAGTATagtttgccctcctcctcccacttctTCTTTGTACCTTACTTCCCAAAGCTTCCTCTGTCCCCCCCTCTATGATCCCCCTACCGTCTCCGTTCTTGAAGATGATTCCCAGGGTGTCTCCCCCCATCAGCTTGTTGTTGTAAACAAGCCAGAGCGGCTTCATCTTAGAGTCCATGTACCGACACCTCTCCACGCTGATGAAAGAGTTAAATAGGGACAGGGAATGAGGCCATATACATGAGAACAAGGGCTTGTCCACACTACCGCTGATAATCTTAAAATGGATTTTTTCcctccattaaaaaaaaaatctctgtccACATGACCTCAATTTAACAAAAGTGAGATTATTTAGGAGGCTTTTCTATTGTCTTTTAGTATGGGTATATCTGCATCTGTTTCGTCAACAGTGGACATGAGAGAAGTAAGCTGTGATGAGATTATTCCCAAAAGGCTCTGTTTAACATGTAGATGCAGAAACACAGAAcctgttttgaaaatctgaAATTTGTAaggtatttgtaaaaaaaattcagagaCTTAAAATGATGATGGCCAAAATCGACAAAGTTCAGCAAAATATCTGCATTACTGTGGTCAGGACATGTAACTCTCATACTCCGCAACATCAGAGTTGTCTTACTTAATGCCAGACAGCAGGACACTGGGGTTTAGAGGCGAGTGCAGGTCGGACAGAGTCTCTGAGTAGCCACTCTGCCTTAGACAAGTCATCATGGCCTCCTTGGTCAACATGGCCTCCTTGGTCTTACTCCGGGCATTTTTGGTGGTTCCCAGCTTTATCAGCTCATTGACTGACTTTAGTTTACTCAGGGCTTCCACCTGGTGGAGTCAAAAGATGCAGCATGTTAAGGTTGGAACAATATTTTCCTCCACCAATGAGGTTAAAGTGATAGTTCAACCAGAAATGGAAATTCACTCACccctatgccaatggaggggtgggtgaagtgtttgagtccacaaaacacttctggagtgtAGCAGCTCCAGAAGTTTGAAGACATGAGACATAGTGACCCATCTTTAGACATATTAACACAGcttgcctccatactgcttttATGGTATAATcaaagtgtctgcaagcccagacattcaaattcgatTTGAAACAAGGTATTTCCATCGTGTTTTAAGACTAAAAGTCCaccagaagtggctaagctaaGGAATATTAGCATTTAGGGTGGCCCCTGAATGCAGCCGACATTTATGCTTAAAACAAACGCCGTttagagtttattttaaagtatggaggcatgttatgttttttttttgttttgattttcttctgAAGATATCTCATTAATTCtccaattgtattggatttggctgcaacagtTTATCCCTGAAActgcagaagtgttttgtggactcaaacacttcacccagcccccaatcagcatagtggtgagcaCATAATtagtgcattttcatttctgATTAAAGTATAAATTTAagctttcattttgtttttctgttggttagcaagattatgcaaaaaactaTTGGACAGATTAGCACGAAACTTGTTGGAAAGATGCGGTATGGGCAAGGGAAGAAAGGtgcttttacatttcatttaatttccccgaatataatttatggatcttgttTAAGGGACTAATAGTTataagtgtgtgaaatttgtttGGCTTCAATCTAGTGAAGTTAAATGTGCTTTCCATAAGGGGACAGCTGGGCTTTGGTGGAGGTTTGAACTCTACTCAACGCCCTTCTAGATCACTTGTGGTAATTAATTGTCCCTGTTTATACCATATTATTGAGTTCATTCTCCTTAAACGTGCTATATAAGCATTGCAATCCCAACCCACTGTGCAGGCTCttcaaaacaggaaatggagagaATTACTGCTCTGATGAGGAAATAGGAGGAAGTGTCCAGAGTAGTGACCGTCAAAACTAAAGGTTAACGGTCAATGGGGTTGCGTTGGTGTCCCTGCGAATGGTTAAAAATACCATAAATAAAGCCCTGACACAGATAACAATAGACCTCAGTTATTCTGACATCACAGTAAGGGCTACAAGTTTCGTCAACGTCTGAGGCGGAGCTATTGAAATAAAGAATGAGATATGATACAGAAACATGTGTGAGATCATGTGTGAATAAATCTaaaagagaatgtgtgtgtgagatataCCTGTTTCTTTAGAACCTCAATGTGAGGGATGCTGCCTCGGCAGTAGGCTTCCAGGATGAGGGCAAACTGGATTGAAACAGCTGGCATGTGGATCTCTGACCTGTAGAGTGCAGCAGAGAGACAACAGTCTCAGAAATTAAACCTCTCAAGACTCGGCTGTTGCTGTTGATGAAGGTCACATCTTTTACTTTCCAATGCACAAACGTGttcgcacactcacacacgcaaacacacacagagtctatACAAACCGCAGGTGCCAGAAGAGGAAGTGTCCGATCTTGCGGTTCCCCTGTGCACGCTGCAGCAGGAAATGGGTGAGGGCGCAGTCATAGTAAGGCTCATAGCGCAACACCTGCACCAACTGCAGGAGGTACTGTGACAGCTCCTCCTCGCTGAGGGCACAGAGAGTAGGGTCAGAGAAGCTGTTTGATTGTGTAAGGTAGCGCTCTAGCTTCAACattctattttatttcaaagtctTTAGGTAAATTGTAAAGGATTACGTGCCTGTGTGCTCTTCAGGAAGAGACAACACATAGCACGCTACTGACAGTCATTCATGGATATATGCAGCACACGATTTGAATGCAGGAGCTTGAAtatgagaggaagaaaaacactgtATTGTATAAAATCTGTGTGCGGGAGGATGCACATATTTACCTCATATCACGCAGACAGCCCACAGCATATTCTCTGACATACTGGTCAGGGTAGTTAAAGTCCAGAAGCTCCAGGGCGTCCCTGGGACTCAGTTTGGGCCAAATCTGAAGAAGTGCCTGcagctgaaacagagattttgaTATTCTTCAGTTTTAAAGccgataataaaaaaatgtatggtgttttatttaaataataatttctatcaatataaaatgtttaaatgcttTATAAACATCCTATTCTCAATAGTGGAGACAAAATCCTCATGTTAATTTGGCAAAAAACGACAATAAACGTTGTGACAATATAAAATTTGTAGAACTAAAACTGGTACAGGCAATATTATTTCCAGGCtgtttacaaatatttattatatttaaagatatatttttaatatgagATACTTTGAGTGGGAAAGAGATGAATTTACTTCACTTAGGTGGACAAACAGTGAACACACTGGCTAACCTGGGCCATGTCCTCGTGTTTGCTCCACttgacagagagcagcagcttgggAAGCGACTGAGGGAAATTCTCGTGGCAGTCATGGCGTAGTGTCCAGATTAAATCCTTCTCGTTCTCACACAGCTGGGAGAGCGGGTCACGCTCCATGATCTCCTTCAGTTCTATGTGGAACTTCTTGCCCCCCCGACTCTGTGacagagggatgatgggaggagTAGTGGTTGGTTGTGGGGTTTGAGAAGGAGAGGATTATAAAGATGTGGTGGAGAGAAGAGTTGATAGGAGGGTAGATGAAGATAAATTGGAAGAAGAAACCAAATGTGGAAGGTGAGTAAGACAAAGATGAGTAGCAGCAGTGACTGAGAGCAACCACAAGATGGCAGGAGTGTATCAAAGTGTCCTGACATTTCTAATCAAATGACTTTTGAATTAAATTCTACAAGTCTTTAACCAACAGGACTGACACTGAGATGTCTCTGTTTAAAACAAGTCATATGTGAATCGATTAGAAgtaaacatgaaatgaaaacaaactcacATGCCCTTAAATGCAAACTTTCTTTAGAAAGGAAAAACATTAGCAGAGCTGAGTGAATCTGTTCATACAGTAACAAATCACCTAGACTAACTTGAAGTGAGTGATAATCCTAGTTTCCCACATACACCTCACATTAAAAGTGCTGCGTTCAGGCATGCCCGCTACATAACAGGATTACATAACAGGCTGCAACACACCCAGgagtatgtttttttaaaaggttgagGGGCGGATAGACAGGAAAACATACAAGTAACCTGATTAGAGCCTCCAGTTTTGATTTGTACTGAACTTGTTTTTTGCTGCTACACCGTGCCAAAAATCACAACACCGGGGTTTCTTAAGAAACTAGCACCCTGCGTTTGTTTGAGAGGCTTTACTTGCATGAGCGCGTCACAGTGTGAGCAGTGGCTGTTTGATGATGGTGCAGGCTTATTTGTTCCAGGACAACCGGTCACAAATATGCCATCATGTTTTCACCCTGTCTGCACTTGTATGTGCTCTCAATGCATGAAGACTTTCAGGCACGCCCACATGCTTATCCCCTTACACTCACCATGGGTGCACAGTCACTTGCTCGGACTATCTCTGCAGCTTTTTCCagtatctgtaaaaaaaaaagaaaggaaaaagcaAGGGGAACACCGTatcagtacaaacacacacacagatacaacaCTGACAGCTTCAGTGCATTAATTAGGCAGAGGAGGTCCTGATCCTCTCATGCAAACAGCCACCACTTTATCATAATCACTAAGTACTGTTATGAGGAGCACTACGCCACCATGATGGCAATGTCACCTGCAGTCAAGTCCCAAACATCCCATCCACTTGTTTATGGTCAGTGTTGTACAATCACATAGCAGTAACTTGGTCACGTGTCTTAATATTCAAGCTTACTGGGATTTTTCATTGGTCTAACCGCAAGTAAAAATATGTCTATGAGAATGAGCTGAACCAAGCTCTGTGAGTGACGGCTGTCTGACCTTGTCGAAGGGAGGGAAGATAATAGGGTGCGACGAGTAGTCTGGGAAGTGGATGAACAGTGCTGTGGCGTTCTCAGTGTACGGATTGGTCTGAATGGTTCCAATGGGGTTCAGCATTTCTTCAAGTTCATCTGGGcaaggcaaaaacaaacagacacacacttgtttgtTGCGATTTTACAGCAGGGTGCAAATCACTGGATAAACTAATTTagattttataatatttgtggACATAAAATTACATAAAGGGTGGGTGGGTTTATACCAGGAAAGGAAGACCAGCAGTGCAGGTTGATATCTCCGGTCTTCAGTTGGCCTTTGTAGTCAAACACCATGGTATTGACCCAAGCTATAGGGTAGTGCTAgatgccagagagagagaacagagtgatattatatatatctatatcatGAATCAATGATCCTGTGAAGATGATGTATTTGTGGAAACACTGTCGGTCGGAGTGCGAGCCTGTCACTTACCACTTTCCCTGCCTTGCGGATGGTCTGGTACTTGTTAGTGTGAGGGTTTTTGGTGGACTTCTTATTCTTGACCTTGTCCATGACGGCATAGATGGCGAAGCAGAGGCGGGTCATGCGGGGCAGATCGCAGACGGAGATTTCAAACTCCAGGGTGCTTTCTTTCCACATGTGGTCCGAGCGCCCGCTGCTCTCACCGCTCACCGCCGGCTTGCACAGGAGCTCTGTGCCGTGGAAAAGCCCCGCCCTCACCTGGACCTgagtgaagaggaggggaaggtgtgtgtgtgtggaagggcAGCAAGGGTATAGCATCCTTGTTTTTATAATCTTGCATTAAATTGAATATTCTTTTACAAACTATCCTGTTTCAGCTTTTTCAGACAGAAGCGTTTATTGAGAAATACATTTGGGTGTCAGTTGAACCATAGGATTACATTGTAGCCAGCAGAGGTGCTACTGGACCAATTCAAGAAACCagtcatttacacacacacatacatttcgGAATATGCCTTTAAGCTATTGTTTTTGAGTCACAGCAGCATGTAATAAAACTAATAAGCTGCCTTAAGCCTTAAGTCTGTACATCTCCTCAAATTTTCCAGAGGGTCTGTTTGGCTGAAGTAAATGTCCGagtcagctgctctggatcaAGCCCCTGGTAAAATGTTGAGAAGTCagtgagctcatgtgagaatacagcaggaaaattcaCAGTGAGTGAAGGGGCGCATTGATGATGTTTCTAGTAAGCGATGGTAGCAAAACTGGAAGAATGCCAATTTCTCAGGATTATAGAAGtgtcatacacgtagaagacgctGACTATCTCCTGTAGGCTGAGAGGCAAAATACAGGACAATTCTTTGATCaaattctccagagttcatgtcttaAAATAGCTATAATTTGAAACAGTTTTTACACTGCCTAACTCAATGTACGCCATCATGGGTTATTACCGTCAGTGGGAACTGTGCTTGCATTAACAGGAACATAAATGACTCTTTCATGAAAGTGGACAGAGCGGGTTTACCTTGGCCGTCTCCTCTGCGTTCACCTTACAGGCATTCACAAGGACTATCTTAAACGGGCTCGACACGTCCCACACACACGTCTGTACTTGctgaagagagaaagtgagaggagaaagagacttGCAGTGAGTGAGCAGTAAGAGCATAATGCAGTGTAACACGCATGTAAACAGACGCTGCTTCTATACACACGTTTGTacatctatcttagtgaggacacatTAAACGTGGGCTAGAAGGAAGGACCAACCAAAATGTTCTTACTCTGTATGTTGTGGGTTCCAAATAGtcctcacaaatacacacacacacacacacacacacacacacacacacacacacacacacacacacacacacacacacacacacacacacacacacacacacacacacacacacacacacacacacacacacacacacacacacacacacacacacacacacacacacacacacacacacaaatgtgggGGAGGTCAGGCGGGTCATTCTGATGTCAAGCCAAGTGGATTTGCAAGCGTCAGCAGTCAGCAGGACAAACAGCATCACATGACGTCTAGAGGCTATGAACATGACTAACTAACACACTTCTCCCACCTCTCTCTAgtggtggatgtgtgtgtgtgtgcgctgatgCGTTTAAACCCTCATGCGAGTGTGGGTAATTTGACTCTCGATATGATGCTATTTTTGTGTCCGCAAACACAACAGCTTCAGGTACTGTACCATCACAATAACACTTGCttccctctttttccttctcttgcTTTTTTTAGAGCAACTATCAGTCAGCATTCCTGCAACACAACATCCAGTAACAGGTTcctttgttaaaaataaatctttcttcCTGTCACAGTCAACTAAACATTTACAGTAATCTTCTTACTTTCTGACCAGTCTGCTTCTTTCCACTTCCTCAACTCGACAGGTTTATTCATAAATAACACTTTCAGTTACAAgtactttaaaaaatgtctaaGCAATAACGcgagacaaaataaacaaaaccctCTTTCTactcttattttttttccttttctactGTATGTAGTCCTCTATTTCAAGTTGTTTGTACATGTATTGTCATTTCTTCCTTGTTTTgtagtgtatttgtgtatttatgttctcctaaaattcaataaaattttaattgcaaagaaaaagaagatacaCTATCAGCTACGTTTAGAGAGCTTCTTGAAAAAAGGACAACAAATTAGTCGTCCTGTTTTCCTCGTGATATTTATAAAGGAGTGAATCTAACAACAGAGGCTCTTTCATCTCTGTGTCTAAACACCAAACTTGGAACGAAACCAACAGAGGATGTCAGTGAGGCTCTGTCCTGACTTTAAAATCTTCTAATCAGGTCTATTAGAAAAGTCAGACCAGAGAAGCCACTGAAATTATGCCGTTATTGGTGAAACATGATCTTGTTCCATATTTACAGTTCGACACCCATTTGATTTTGAGCGAGCTGTAAACATGAGCGATATTCACCAGAGGAAAAACAGTGTCACATTTGTCTCGCCAGGAGGAGACGAGGgttgaaaacaggaaaaacatgcAATGAGATATTTCTGTGTTGATGAAAACACGACTCCTTGAGTTTGCAGGGCACATGGTTTGGATTATGGTTCCAGTCGAAAAGACTAAAACTGTCAGACATTTTGTTATTGCCTACAGGGTACAACATATAACACATGATCACGACATCCATGGTTCAATCTGCAGAGACACGTAGCCTCTCTCTTCACCCTCTCCCCCCACATTTACTGCTTCCCTCTGCACTGACGTTTATATAAACGCAATAACACCAAACAAAATTTCGACAAATAGTAATTCAAGAATCCATCTTCTTAAATGTAAGCAGagaatgtaaagatggacgagaTGAACTGTACTCCGGAAGTGAAGACAAAACATCTCATtcgcccctggtggctggctgaatAAAAGTTGATAAACCCTTCCTCATCCATGTTGAACATGCTGAACACATTTAGGTACATGTCAAATCCATCTTTCTGAAAGAGATCTTTCTGTCATCGTAGAAATCTCTTAGTGGTGGAATGGACCACGGTTGAGCCGTGATCTGTACAGATCAACCCCATTGGCTCTGAACGCAAATGGATCGTGGGTTTTATTGCAGTTTACATATTAgtgtaaaatacagttttaccGTCGCTATGTGGATGGTAACTTTATGGACAATAACACAAGTGCGCGAGATGGCGAGACCAAGTGACTATGAGGCAAATAGCACAGAAAGCTCTACAATAAATTGACACGCAAAATGCTTAAAGAACTAATTTTAAGATATATTGTTATTTGGAGAAGAGTAAAATTGtctggttcattatgaaactatgATCCTAAAAATGATGGATTCGTGGTCATTTTTTCATTAAGTGTAGTTTAATTAGTTACTAAAAATgtggtgaaatgtcatgattgacagctgagaatgacTTCCAATTGGTTTAGCTCTTATATCGGTGGGACCTTGTAACCTTGGAAACGTTCATATCCAGCATTTTTTGACTAAATTCCTGGATAGAAGGAGGAAGTGCAGAAGCGTTGTTCATATTTTGAGTATGAACATCAGTCTTTGATGATTTCTTGTCTTCTGGAATAGAGAAGTTTTGGAATATTGGTTTGAAAAATCATGATACATTAAGACATAACCAGGGACAAtttcaaagacaaactgaaagattaatcaagaaaataattagCTGAttacttaataataaaaaatcactAGTATCAACctagaaaatatttaaattgttttcaggAAACCATGGGTACTACTATTGGACGGAAggttaaatctaatttaaaatgaaaaagagtggatttgtaatttttttttacaaaatccTTAAATCATCATAGATTATGAAAAACAATTAACATTTAGTTCATCTATACATCATATTGTCCAGTGAGTTTATATGTTTTAATCAAAACATTTGGAAGTGAGGTAAAATTGAAGGTTCATTTTACTATTCACCAACAAACACTTCAAGCATAATGTGGGGTAAGTAAGACCAAGTTATGACACTTGTCATAACTTTTCAAATT from Platichthys flesus chromosome 4, fPlaFle2.1, whole genome shotgun sequence includes:
- the pik3cb gene encoding phosphatidylinositol 4,5-bisphosphate 3-kinase catalytic subunit beta isoform, producing the protein MPPAMTDLLDIWAAHSPLAGHPPAHISVDFLLPTGIYIQMDVPHEATIQHIKLLLWKQAQTLPLFAGLGEMESHMFECVNQAAVHEELEDETRRLCDVRPFLPVLKLVTRNCGRAERLLDSKIGVLISKGLHELDAINDQEVKDFRSKMFRLSEERMQRVQTMTSTEWLQACFSPQLEPAAAMPVTDGLSDRSADLKVTIHFSQSQDSASLKVPSSCTTTELMELAVKKWLTTHGPEEEAWKSQYVLRLSQCQEFLCGNHPLIQYKYIRTCMQAKESPHLTLVHTSTINAMFEKEISTIGAVVCRKSSNPPLPLPPKRRVPTQVQTCVWDVSSPFKIVLVNACKVNAEETAKVQVRAGLFHGTELLCKPAVSGESSGRSDHMWKESTLEFEISVCDLPRMTRLCFAIYAVMDKVKNKKSTKNPHTNKYQTIRKAGKVHYPIAWVNTMVFDYKGQLKTGDINLHCWSSFPDELEEMLNPIGTIQTNPYTENATALFIHFPDYSSHPIIFPPFDKILEKAAEIVRASDCAPMSRGGKKFHIELKEIMERDPLSQLCENEKDLIWTLRHDCHENFPQSLPKLLLSVKWSKHEDMAQLQALLQIWPKLSPRDALELLDFNYPDQYVREYAVGCLRDMSEEELSQYLLQLVQVLRYEPYYDCALTHFLLQRAQGNRKIGHFLFWHLRSEIHMPAVSIQFALILEAYCRGSIPHIEVLKKQVEALSKLKSVNELIKLGTTKNARSKTKEAMLTKEAMMTCLRQSGYSETLSDLHSPLNPSVLLSGINVERCRYMDSKMKPLWLVYNNKLMGGDTLGIIFKNGDDLRQDMLTLQILRLMDLLWKEANLDLRIVPYGCLATGDRAGLIEVVSSADTIANIQLTSSNVAAAAAFNKDALLNWLKERNSGDALERAIEEFTLSCAGYCVATYVLGIGDRHSDNIMVRSTGQLFHIDFGHILGNFKSKFGIKRERVPFILTHDFIHVIQQGKTGYTEKFASFRQYCEEAYLILRKNGNLFITLFALMLTAGLPELTSVKDIQYLKDSLALGKTDDEALKQFRQKFDEALRESWTTKVNWMAHNVAKDNRS